The following coding sequences are from one Fusobacterium perfoetens window:
- a CDS encoding Maf family protein, with product MILASASPRRKEILENFGFSFKTIVKNIDEISNKNTAVEKIKDIAEKKAKAVAEDFPNEYVVGADTAVVVDGKILGKPHNRLEAFNMLKSLSGKSHEVITAFSFVNLTEKILYSDCEVTKVYFKTLTDDEINWYIDTKEPMDKAGAYGIQGKGAFFVEKIEGDFFSVMGFPLGKFIRFLSSAGFDLNNLEKI from the coding sequence ATGATATTAGCATCAGCATCTCCAAGAAGAAAGGAGATTTTAGAAAACTTTGGTTTTTCATTTAAAACTATTGTAAAAAATATTGATGAAATAAGCAATAAAAATACTGCAGTAGAAAAAATCAAAGACATTGCAGAAAAAAAAGCAAAGGCTGTAGCTGAAGATTTTCCAAATGAATATGTAGTAGGAGCTGATACTGCTGTTGTTGTTGATGGTAAAATTCTTGGAAAACCTCATAACAGACTGGAAGCATTTAATATGCTTAAATCTCTTTCAGGAAAAAGTCATGAAGTTATAACAGCTTTTTCATTTGTAAATCTCACTGAAAAAATATTATACAGTGATTGTGAAGTTACAAAAGTTTATTTTAAAACTCTTACAGATGATGAAATAAACTGGTATATAGATACAAAAGAACCTATGGATAAGGCGGGAGCTTATGGCATACAAGGAAAAGGTGCTTTCTTTGTAGAAAAAATTGAAGGAGATTTTTTCAGTGTAATGGGATTTCCCCTTGGTAAATTTATCCGTTTTTTAAGCAGTGCAGGCTTTGATTTAAACAATTTAGAAAAAATATAA
- a CDS encoding SoxR reducing system RseC family protein codes for MKSNGKVIAINGNRIKLKMFKESSCAHCSGCGDANKLARELEVTYDGDVEIGDIVTFELEDSKMLKIGFTVYILPIIMMILGFFISNKMGGSEKISVLVSFAFLVLSFAGLHIYDKYFVKEKVEMTVTAVEKGSEIFSADSCAGQNKD; via the coding sequence ATGAAAAGTAATGGAAAAGTTATTGCAATAAATGGAAACAGGATAAAATTAAAAATGTTTAAAGAAAGTTCTTGTGCTCATTGTTCTGGTTGTGGAGATGCAAATAAACTTGCTAGAGAACTTGAAGTAACTTATGATGGAGATGTAGAAATAGGAGATATAGTAACTTTTGAACTTGAAGATTCAAAGATGCTGAAAATAGGATTTACAGTTTACATTCTTCCTATAATTATGATGATACTTGGATTTTTTATAAGTAATAAAATGGGAGGAAGTGAAAAAATAAGTGTGCTTGTTTCTTTTGCTTTTCTTGTTCTATCTTTTGCAGGACTTCATATATATGATAAATATTTTGTAAAAGAAAAAGTAGAAATGACAGTGACAGCTGTTGAAAAAGGTTCAGAAATATTTAGTGCAGATAGTTGTGCAGGACAAAATAAAGATTAA
- a CDS encoding toxin-antitoxin system YwqK family antitoxin has translation MKKFFILFMFLILCTLSSAKTQKVSRQQIKDVGDITISLIGNEPFTGMVTDGKDREYYVKGKPDGKWIAFYDNGKMKSIENWKDGMLNGKYILYNEKGKKVLETYYKNGIDNGKYAIYYANGKPRILGQIKNGIPVGKWKRYSMDGKLAGISKY, from the coding sequence ATGAAAAAATTTTTTATTCTTTTTATGTTTTTAATTTTATGTACATTATCTTCAGCAAAAACTCAAAAAGTATCAAGACAACAGATAAAAGATGTTGGAGACATTACGATTTCTCTTATAGGTAATGAACCTTTTACAGGTATGGTTACTGATGGAAAAGATAGGGAATATTATGTAAAGGGAAAACCCGATGGGAAATGGATAGCTTTTTATGACAATGGAAAAATGAAGTCCATAGAAAATTGGAAAGATGGAATGCTTAATGGGAAATATATTCTTTATAATGAAAAAGGAAAAAAAGTATTAGAAACTTATTATAAAAATGGAATAGATAATGGGAAATATGCAATTTATTATGCAAATGGAAAGCCTCGTATTCTAGGACAAATAAAAAATGGAATTCCAGTTGGAAAATGGAAAAGATACAGCATGGATGGGAAACTTGCTGGAATAAGTAAATATTAA
- a CDS encoding cysteine-rich small domain-containing protein, translating to MENYKFNQNKKCEYFPCHKIENPEEKFSCMFCYCPLYMLGRECGGNFKYTENGIKDCSDCILPHIKETGYNHIMSKIKLVIEKTREK from the coding sequence ATGGAAAACTACAAATTTAATCAAAATAAAAAATGTGAATATTTTCCATGTCATAAAATAGAAAATCCAGAAGAAAAATTCAGTTGTATGTTTTGTTACTGTCCTTTATATATGCTTGGAAGAGAGTGTGGCGGAAATTTTAAATATACAGAAAATGGTATAAAAGATTGTTCAGACTGTATTCTTCCTCATATAAAAGAAACAGGGTATAACCATATTATGAGTAAGATAAAGCTCGTAATTGAAAAAACTAGAGAAAAATAA
- a CDS encoding dihydrofolate reductase, with product MNKPKLNMIVCVGKDNLIGDKVPEGNGLLWHSMEELNYYKSKTIGNVVLFGENTAKYVPLNLMKKNREVIVLTLDTKIEDIMKKYEESGKDIFICGGYTIYKYFLDNYNIDEIYISKLKPHVEVAKAKNPLYFPDVEKYGYKLISETEYNDFTACIYKK from the coding sequence ATGAATAAACCTAAATTAAATATGATTGTCTGTGTAGGAAAAGATAATCTAATAGGAGACAAAGTTCCTGAAGGGAATGGACTTCTTTGGCATTCAATGGAAGAACTTAATTATTACAAATCAAAAACTATAGGAAATGTTGTTCTTTTTGGAGAAAATACAGCAAAATATGTACCTTTAAATCTTATGAAAAAAAACAGAGAAGTTATAGTTCTTACTCTTGATACAAAGATTGAAGATATTATGAAAAAATATGAAGAAAGCGGAAAAGATATCTTTATATGTGGAGGATATACAATTTATAAATATTTCCTTGATAATTATAATATTGATGAAATTTATATTTCAAAATTAAAACCTCATGTGGAAGTTGCAAAGGCAAAAAATCCTCTTTATTTCCCTGATGTTGAAAAATATGGATATAAACTTATATCAGAAACAGAATATAATGATTTTACAGCTTGCATTTATAAAAAATAA
- the thyA gene encoding thymidylate synthase: MAKFDKIYKEIVETIDKQGIWSEGNVRTKYADGTPAHYKSYIGYQFRIDNSTDEAHLITTRFAPSKSPIRELYWIWIMQSNNVDELNKLKCKFWDEWKMNDGTIGKAYGYQIAKKTFGYKSQLDYVIEELKKNPNSRRIMTEIWVPEELHEMALTPCVHLTQWSVINGKLYLEVRQRSCDVALGLVANVFQYSVLHKLVAMECGLEPAEIIWNIHNVHIYDRHMPELLKQIKRPAFDGAKIKIENFKSIYDFKPDDVVLENYQHGEKINYEVAI; this comes from the coding sequence ATGGCAAAATTTGACAAAATATATAAAGAAATTGTTGAAACTATAGACAAGCAAGGAATATGGAGTGAAGGAAATGTTCGTACAAAATATGCTGATGGCACTCCTGCACATTATAAAAGCTATATAGGATATCAGTTTAGGATTGATAATTCAACTGATGAAGCACATCTTATTACAACAAGATTTGCTCCAAGCAAGTCTCCTATAAGAGAACTTTACTGGATATGGATTATGCAATCAAATAATGTTGATGAACTTAATAAATTAAAGTGTAAGTTCTGGGATGAATGGAAGATGAATGATGGAACAATAGGGAAAGCATATGGATATCAAATTGCAAAAAAAACTTTTGGATATAAAAGTCAGCTTGATTATGTTATAGAAGAACTTAAAAAAAATCCAAACAGCCGTAGAATCATGACAGAAATATGGGTTCCTGAAGAACTTCATGAAATGGCTCTTACTCCATGTGTGCATCTTACTCAATGGTCTGTAATAAATGGAAAACTTTATCTTGAGGTAAGACAAAGAAGCTGTGATGTTGCTCTTGGACTTGTTGCAAATGTATTCCAATATTCTGTGCTTCATAAACTTGTTGCTATGGAATGTGGGCTTGAACCTGCTGAAATTATATGGAATATCCACAATGTCCATATCTATGACAGACATATGCCTGAACTTTTAAAGCAAATCAAAAGACCTGCTTTTGATGGAGCAAAAATAAAAATTGAAAACTTTAAATCAATATATGATTTTAAACCTGATGATGTTGTTCTTGAAAATTATCAACATGGTGAAAAAATAAATTACGAGGTGGCTATATAA
- a CDS encoding phosphatase translates to MDYKIDLHVHSNTNVHAFSTIKENADYAAETGMKVIAITNHGPALEDTPHWWQLINIRIVPDYINGVRILKGVEANIVGEEGELDINQKIYEQMEIILAGFHGNHLYPKNKDKEKNTRAVINLMKTQKADIIVHLGNPEFPIDYKEVARTAKEYNIALELNNSSLGGTRVGSEKTCRELAKYAKEFGCFICINTDSHYCAQIGHTPLARAIAEEINYPQELILNSSEEILYKFLEMRKSLRPEKIRDTYIETYYSPMKKGNKVE, encoded by the coding sequence ATGGATTATAAAATTGATTTACATGTACACAGTAATACAAATGTTCATGCTTTCAGTACTATTAAAGAAAATGCAGATTATGCAGCTGAAACAGGAATGAAAGTTATAGCTATAACAAATCATGGACCAGCTTTAGAAGATACTCCACATTGGTGGCAGCTTATAAATATCAGAATAGTTCCTGATTATATTAATGGAGTAAGAATTTTAAAAGGTGTTGAAGCAAATATAGTAGGAGAAGAGGGAGAACTTGATATAAATCAAAAAATTTATGAACAGATGGAAATAATTCTAGCAGGTTTTCATGGAAACCATCTTTATCCTAAAAACAAAGATAAAGAAAAAAATACAAGAGCAGTTATAAATCTTATGAAAACACAGAAAGCAGATATAATTGTTCATTTAGGAAATCCTGAATTTCCTATTGATTACAAAGAAGTTGCAAGAACTGCTAAAGAATATAATATAGCTCTTGAATTAAATAACAGTTCGTTAGGAGGAACAAGAGTAGGATCTGAGAAAACATGTAGAGAACTTGCAAAATATGCAAAAGAATTTGGATGTTTTATATGTATAAATACAGATTCTCATTATTGTGCTCAGATAGGACATACACCTCTTGCTAGAGCTATAGCTGAAGAAATAAATTATCCTCAGGAGCTTATTCTTAATAGTTCTGAAGAGATCCTTTATAAATTTTTAGAGATGAGAAAAAGTTTAAGACCTGAAAAAATAAGAGATACCTATATAGAAACATATTATTCTCCAATGAAAAAAGGGAATAAAGTTGAATAA
- the fabK gene encoding enoyl-[acyl-carrier-protein] reductase FabK gives MKDNRVCSLLGIKYPIIQGAMAWIADGNLAGHVSKEGGLGIIAGGGMPVDILRNEIKKAKEITSNPFGVNLMLMMPNIEEQIDICIEEGVKVVTTGAGNPGIYMEKLKAAGIKVIPVVASVALAKRMEKIGADAVVAEGMEAGGHIGEITTMALVPQIAEAVSIPVIAAGGIGGGKQFLAAFALGAEGVQVGTKFLVADECNVHDNYKEAIIKAKDRSTVATGNYTGHPVRVINNKLAKEMLEMEKHGASVEELEKLGTGKLRLAAVEGDVKEGSVMSGQVASMVTKRESVKDIIEGLMKDLETERENLFKYFAK, from the coding sequence ATGAAAGACAACAGAGTTTGCAGCCTTTTAGGGATAAAATATCCAATAATACAAGGAGCTATGGCTTGGATAGCAGATGGAAATTTAGCAGGTCATGTTTCTAAAGAAGGGGGACTTGGAATAATTGCAGGTGGTGGAATGCCTGTTGATATTTTAAGAAATGAAATAAAAAAAGCAAAAGAAATAACATCAAATCCTTTTGGTGTAAATCTTATGCTTATGATGCCTAATATAGAAGAACAAATAGATATTTGTATAGAAGAAGGAGTAAAAGTTGTTACAACAGGAGCAGGAAATCCAGGAATATATATGGAAAAATTAAAAGCTGCTGGAATAAAAGTAATTCCAGTTGTTGCCTCTGTAGCTCTTGCTAAAAGAATGGAAAAAATAGGGGCAGATGCAGTTGTAGCAGAGGGAATGGAAGCAGGAGGTCATATAGGTGAAATTACAACTATGGCTCTTGTTCCACAAATAGCTGAAGCAGTTTCAATTCCTGTTATAGCAGCAGGAGGAATAGGAGGAGGAAAACAATTTCTTGCAGCCTTTGCTCTTGGAGCAGAAGGAGTTCAAGTAGGAACAAAATTCCTTGTAGCAGATGAATGTAATGTTCATGATAATTATAAAGAGGCAATAATAAAAGCTAAAGACAGATCAACTGTAGCAACAGGAAATTACACTGGACATCCAGTAAGAGTTATCAATAATAAGCTTGCTAAAGAAATGCTTGAAATGGAAAAACACGGAGCATCTGTAGAAGAACTTGAAAAACTTGGAACAGGAAAATTAAGACTTGCAGCTGTTGAAGGAGATGTAAAAGAGGGAAGTGTTATGTCAGGGCAAGTAGCAAGTATGGTTACAAAAAGAGAATCTGTAAAAGATATCATAGAAGGATTAATGAAAGATCTTGAAACAGAAAGAGAAAATCTTTTTAAATATTTTGCAAAATAA
- a CDS encoding alanine/glycine:cation symporter family protein yields MEIITKVVDSVNNLLWGKNILVVMLIGTAVYFTIRTRFMQFRLFGDIVKILGKSEKNKKGISSLETFFLGTACRVGAGNIAGVVAAVSIGGPGSLFWMWLVALLGSSTSFIESTLAVIHRDKIGEGRYIGGTPWVLKKRLNTKIPALVYAVSSIICYIGVTQVMSNSVTESVASAYNINPKYVAGVLAVIVASIIFGKSKRDKIIDALNKIVPVMAALYLGVVIFVIVTNITSFPVMFKDIFYQAFGGKEFLGGSIGGIIMQGVRRGLFSNEAGSGNSNYAAAVVDIDEPAKQGMVQALGVFVDTLIICSATAFVILLAGVEKAVGTDGMILDGRVLSGMTLFQESLKTHVGWIGIPFTVVTIFFFSLSTILAVAFYGKSAVNFINEKINLNFFYQIIIVIMVYIGGIQQNFFVWSLADFGLGIMTVINIICILIISKDALVELKKYEAKLRNK; encoded by the coding sequence GTGGAGATTATAACAAAAGTAGTAGATTCTGTAAATAATCTATTATGGGGGAAAAACATACTAGTGGTAATGCTTATAGGTACTGCAGTATACTTTACAATAAGAACAAGATTTATGCAGTTCAGACTATTTGGGGATATTGTAAAAATTCTTGGAAAATCTGAAAAAAATAAAAAAGGAATAAGTTCTCTTGAGACATTCTTTTTAGGAACAGCCTGCAGAGTAGGAGCAGGAAATATAGCTGGGGTTGTTGCAGCAGTATCAATTGGAGGACCAGGATCATTGTTCTGGATGTGGCTTGTGGCACTTCTTGGATCATCAACATCTTTTATTGAATCAACTCTTGCTGTTATTCATAGGGATAAAATAGGAGAAGGAAGGTATATTGGAGGAACTCCATGGGTTCTTAAAAAAAGATTAAATACTAAAATACCAGCTCTTGTATATGCTGTTTCATCTATTATATGCTATATAGGTGTTACACAGGTAATGTCAAACTCAGTTACAGAATCAGTTGCAAGTGCATATAATATTAATCCAAAATATGTAGCTGGAGTTTTAGCAGTTATAGTAGCTTCAATAATTTTTGGAAAAAGCAAGAGAGATAAAATAATAGATGCTTTAAATAAGATTGTTCCAGTGATGGCAGCTTTATATCTTGGAGTTGTAATATTTGTAATTGTTACTAATATCACAAGTTTTCCTGTTATGTTTAAAGATATTTTTTATCAGGCTTTTGGAGGAAAAGAATTTCTTGGAGGAAGTATTGGTGGAATAATAATGCAGGGAGTAAGAAGAGGATTATTCTCTAACGAAGCAGGAAGTGGAAATTCAAACTATGCAGCAGCAGTTGTTGATATAGATGAACCTGCAAAACAAGGAATGGTTCAAGCTCTTGGGGTATTTGTAGATACTCTTATAATTTGTAGTGCTACAGCATTTGTTATTCTTCTTGCAGGAGTTGAAAAAGCAGTAGGAACAGATGGAATGATTCTTGATGGTAGAGTTTTAAGTGGAATGACATTATTCCAAGAATCATTAAAAACTCATGTTGGTTGGATAGGAATTCCATTTACAGTTGTAACAATATTTTTCTTCTCACTTAGTACAATTCTTGCAGTTGCTTTCTATGGAAAAAGTGCTGTAAACTTTATAAATGAAAAAATAAATTTAAATTTCTTCTATCAAATTATTATTGTAATAATGGTTTATATAGGAGGAATACAGCAAAACTTCTTTGTATGGTCTCTTGCAGATTTTGGACTTGGAATAATGACTGTAATTAATATTATATGTATTCTTATTATTTCAAAAGATGCTCTTGTAGAACTAAAAAAATATGAAGCTAAATTAAGAAATAAATAA
- a CDS encoding aminopeptidase, producing MNNKTLQKYADLALKIGINLQQKQTLVIMSPVETAPFTRMLVETAYKMGAKEVVVHWNDDFCKKMRFLHGDIEIFENMPQWEIDSLMFYAEKNAAFLSIAANDPELLKGIDSKKIAKAQTARNVGLKSYYEKVMTNTIQWNIISVPTSAWAKKVFPNLSEEEAVENLWKAIISSVKADTENPVETWHKHLANLKEKMDYLNKKQFKKFVIKNSIGTNLTVQLPNRHLWASGKDITKSGIEFVANIPTEEVFSMPYKYGVDGIVKASKPLNYGGTLIENFSLTFKDGKIIDFSAESGEEALKNLINTDEGAKYLGEIALVPYDSPISNSNILFYNTLFDENASCHLAIGQAYPSCIEEGDTFNKQQMEEAGMNDSLVHVDFMFGTKDLDITGIDSYGREEKIFKNGNWAF from the coding sequence ATGAATAATAAAACTTTACAAAAATATGCAGACCTTGCACTTAAAATTGGAATAAATCTTCAGCAGAAACAAACTCTTGTTATAATGTCTCCTGTTGAGACAGCTCCTTTTACAAGAATGCTTGTTGAAACAGCATATAAAATGGGAGCAAAAGAAGTTGTAGTTCATTGGAATGATGATTTCTGTAAAAAAATGAGATTTTTACATGGAGATATTGAAATTTTTGAAAATATGCCTCAATGGGAAATAGATTCTCTTATGTTTTATGCAGAAAAAAATGCAGCTTTTTTAAGTATTGCTGCAAATGATCCTGAACTTTTAAAAGGAATTGACAGTAAAAAAATTGCAAAGGCACAAACAGCGAGAAATGTAGGACTTAAATCTTATTATGAAAAAGTTATGACAAATACTATTCAATGGAATATTATTTCTGTTCCAACTTCTGCATGGGCAAAAAAAGTATTTCCAAATCTTTCTGAAGAGGAAGCTGTTGAAAATCTTTGGAAAGCTATTATATCTTCTGTAAAAGCAGATACAGAAAATCCTGTGGAAACATGGCATAAACATTTAGCAAATTTAAAAGAAAAAATGGATTACCTAAATAAAAAGCAATTTAAAAAATTTGTTATAAAAAATTCTATTGGAACAAATCTTACAGTGCAGCTTCCTAATAGACATCTTTGGGCTTCTGGAAAAGATATTACAAAATCAGGAATAGAATTTGTAGCAAACATTCCCACAGAAGAAGTTTTCTCAATGCCTTATAAATATGGTGTAGATGGTATTGTAAAAGCTTCAAAGCCTCTAAACTATGGAGGAACTCTTATTGAAAATTTCTCCCTTACTTTTAAAGATGGAAAAATTATAGATTTTTCTGCAGAATCAGGAGAAGAAGCATTAAAAAATCTTATAAATACTGATGAAGGAGCTAAATATCTTGGTGAAATAGCACTCGTTCCTTACGATTCTCCTATTTCAAATTCAAATATTTTATTCTATAACACTTTATTTGATGAAAATGCTTCATGTCATCTTGCTATCGGACAGGCATATCCTAGCTGCATTGAAGAAGGAGATACATTTAATAAACAACAAATGGAAGAAGCTGGAATGAATGATTCTTTAGTCCATGTAGATTTTATGTTTGGAACAAAAGATCTTGATATTACTGGAATAGATTCTTATGGCAGAGAAGAAAAAATCTTTAAAAACGGAAACTGGGCTTTTTAA
- a CDS encoding ABC transporter ATP-binding protein, with product MEKKDIVIKGLSKSFDGVQVIKNIDLEIKAGEFFSILGPSGCGKTTLLRILAGFIEPDTGTVYLGDKNITNLPPNLRSTNTIFQKYALFPHLTVYENIAFPLRMKKMDSDYIDTEVKKMLKMIDLEEHASKKPNQLSGGQQQRVSIARALVNKPEVLLLDEPLSALDAKLRQNLLIELDNIHEEVGITFIFITHDQQEALSISDRIAIMNKGKVLQVGTPAEVYESPADMFVADFIGENNFIEGEVVSIDSETCATLKHEKLGEIRFEMDREVKVSDRVKVSIRPEKIRVTRKPPKNLGKIHNVVKVYVDEVIYTGFQSKYFVWLNGEKDMLFKAFKQHAIFFEDDESSVKWDEEAYISWNSEDSYLVEVEANEKR from the coding sequence TTGGAAAAAAAAGATATAGTAATAAAAGGGTTAAGTAAATCTTTTGATGGTGTACAGGTTATTAAAAATATTGACTTGGAAATTAAAGCAGGAGAATTTTTCTCTATTTTAGGTCCGTCTGGATGCGGAAAGACAACACTGCTTAGAATTTTAGCAGGGTTTATTGAACCTGATACAGGAACAGTGTATTTGGGGGATAAAAATATAACAAATCTTCCGCCAAATTTAAGATCTACAAATACAATATTTCAGAAATATGCATTATTTCCTCATCTTACAGTTTATGAGAATATAGCATTTCCTCTGAGAATGAAGAAAATGGATTCTGATTATATAGATACAGAAGTAAAAAAAATGCTTAAAATGATAGATCTTGAGGAGCATGCTTCTAAAAAGCCAAACCAACTTTCAGGAGGGCAACAACAGAGAGTGTCAATAGCAAGAGCACTTGTAAATAAACCAGAAGTTCTTCTTCTTGATGAACCTCTTTCAGCTCTTGATGCAAAACTTAGACAAAATCTTTTGATTGAACTGGATAATATCCATGAAGAAGTTGGAATAACATTTATATTTATAACACATGATCAGCAGGAAGCACTTTCTATTTCAGATAGAATAGCGATAATGAATAAGGGAAAAGTTCTTCAGGTAGGAACACCTGCAGAAGTATATGAGTCACCTGCAGATATGTTTGTAGCAGATTTTATTGGAGAAAATAACTTTATTGAAGGAGAAGTTGTTTCAATAGATAGTGAAACATGTGCAACTCTTAAGCATGAAAAACTTGGTGAAATTCGTTTTGAAATGGATAGAGAAGTAAAAGTTTCTGATCGTGTAAAAGTGTCTATCAGACCTGAGAAAATAAGAGTAACAAGAAAACCTCCTAAAAACTTAGGAAAAATTCATAATGTGGTAAAAGTATATGTTGATGAAGTTATTTACACAGGATTTCAAAGTAAATATTTCGTATGGCTTAATGGGGAAAAGGATATGCTGTTTAAAGCATTTAAACAACATGCTATTTTCTTTGAAGATGATGAAAGCAGTGTAAAATGGGATGAAGAAGCATATATTTCTTGGAACTCTGAAGATAGTTATCTGGTTGAGGTAGAGGCAAATGAAAAGAGATAG
- a CDS encoding ABC transporter permease, with protein MKRDRRGIYYTLPITIWLTIFFLIPMGIVLVYSFLKKGIYGGVELEFSLETFKIFANPMFLKIVYKTLAMGIIVTLFTLIVAVPTAYFIVRSKHREKYIYLIIIPFWTNFLIRIYAWMAILGNNGFINSFLMKIGIINEPIQFLYNTGAVILISVYTSLPFAILPLYSTIEKFDFSLIEAARDLGATNRQAFFKIFIPNIKSGIMTAGLFTFIPMLGSYVVPKLVGGANSIFLGNVIARHLTETRNWPMASTISSVLIIITSVILFGFMIAKKRGGADE; from the coding sequence ATGAAAAGAGATAGAAGAGGAATTTATTATACTTTACCAATAACAATTTGGCTTACAATTTTCTTTTTGATTCCTATGGGAATTGTTCTTGTATATTCTTTCTTAAAAAAAGGGATATATGGAGGAGTTGAACTTGAATTTTCTTTAGAAACATTTAAGATTTTTGCAAATCCAATGTTTCTTAAAATAGTTTATAAAACTCTTGCAATGGGAATAATTGTAACACTTTTTACTCTTATAGTGGCAGTTCCTACTGCATATTTTATAGTTCGTTCAAAGCACAGAGAAAAATATATATATCTTATAATTATTCCTTTTTGGACAAATTTTCTTATAAGAATTTATGCTTGGATGGCAATTTTAGGAAATAATGGATTTATAAATTCATTTTTAATGAAAATAGGAATAATAAATGAACCTATACAATTTTTATATAATACAGGTGCAGTTATTTTGATTTCTGTTTATACAAGTTTACCTTTTGCTATACTTCCTCTTTATTCAACAATAGAGAAGTTTGATTTTTCTCTTATAGAGGCAGCAAGAGATTTAGGAGCAACAAACAGACAAGCATTTTTTAAAATATTTATTCCAAATATAAAAAGTGGAATAATGACAGCAGGATTATTTACATTTATTCCTATGCTTGGTTCTTATGTTGTACCAAAACTTGTAGGAGGAGCAAATTCAATTTTTCTTGGAAATGTTATCGCTCGTCATCTTACAGAGACAAGAAACTGGCCTATGGCATCAACAATATCATCAGTCCTTATAATTATAACTTCTGTTATACTTTTTGGATTTATGATTGCAAAGAAGAGAGGTGGAGCTGATGAATAA
- a CDS encoding ABC transporter permease, protein MNKRRTSLFFFLLSMIFFYLPLVVLVIYSFNEGKAMVWQGFSLKWYRELFMYSDEIWRAFKYSIFIAIFSGLLSTTLGTLGAIGLHWYKFRYKKYLEVIGYLPLIVPDIIMGVSLLILFVTVKLELGLASIFIVHTTFNIPFVLFIVLSRLSEIDYSIVEAAYDLGATEMQTLKKVIIPMLMPAIISGFLIALTLSFDDFVATFFVAGPGSSTLPLRIYSMIRLGVSPVINALSVLFIGFATVLTLSTTKLQKYFLK, encoded by the coding sequence ATGAATAAAAGAAGAACATCATTATTTTTCTTTCTTCTGTCTATGATTTTCTTTTATCTGCCCCTTGTTGTTCTTGTCATATATTCTTTTAATGAAGGGAAAGCAATGGTATGGCAAGGATTTTCATTGAAATGGTACAGAGAGCTTTTTATGTATTCAGATGAAATCTGGAGAGCGTTTAAATATAGTATATTTATTGCAATTTTTTCAGGGCTTCTTTCTACAACATTGGGAACATTAGGAGCAATAGGACTTCATTGGTATAAATTTAGATATAAAAAATATCTTGAAGTAATAGGTTATCTTCCTCTTATAGTTCCTGATATAATAATGGGAGTATCCCTTTTAATATTATTTGTTACAGTGAAACTTGAACTTGGTCTTGCAAGTATATTTATAGTTCACACAACATTTAATATTCCTTTTGTACTTTTTATTGTGCTTTCAAGGCTTTCAGAAATAGATTATTCTATTGTTGAAGCAGCTTATGATCTTGGAGCAACAGAGATGCAGACATTAAAAAAAGTAATTATACCAATGCTTATGCCTGCAATAATATCAGGATTTCTTATTGCTCTGACTTTATCATTTGATGATTTCGTTGCAACATTCTTTGTGGCAGGTCCAGGTTCATCAACTCTTCCTCTTAGAATTTATTCTATGATAAGATTGGGAGTGTCACCTGTTATAAATGCACTTTCTGTATTATTTATAGGATTTGCTACAGTACTTACTCTTTCAACTACAAAACTTCAAAAATATTTTTTAAAGTAG